In Chryseobacterium oranimense, a single window of DNA contains:
- the nusA gene encoding transcription termination factor NusA, whose protein sequence is MDNIALIESFGDFKDEKGISKIDLMAIIEDSLKTLLRKRFDSDDHFDVIVNPDKGDFQIFLNKTIVEDEMSEDDDLEIELSEAKKIDPTFEVGEDFTMEIPVAQLGRRNILTLKQILATKLQEHNNAMLYEQFRDKIGEIVIGEIHHIRHKHVILLDDEENEFILPKENQIPSDFFKKGENIRAIVETVDFKGSKPQIIISRTAPKFLEKLLELEIPEIQDGTIMLKKVVRIPGEKAKIAVDAYDDRIDPVGACVGVKGSRIHGVVRELRNENIDVIQWSKNPEIMVKRALGNVTINKIDINEDANYALVYTPVEEISKVIGKQGQNIRLASWLSGYEIDVYRESSEDDDVDLREFNDDIEQWILDEFKKVGLTTAKSVLDKDTESLLNMVDLEEETIEDVKRILREEFED, encoded by the coding sequence ATGGATAATATAGCGTTGATTGAATCCTTTGGTGATTTTAAAGACGAAAAAGGGATCAGTAAGATTGATCTTATGGCGATTATTGAAGATTCACTGAAGACTCTTCTGAGAAAGAGATTTGATTCGGATGATCATTTTGATGTAATTGTGAACCCTGATAAAGGAGATTTTCAGATATTTTTAAATAAAACGATTGTAGAAGACGAAATGTCTGAAGATGATGATCTGGAAATTGAACTTTCTGAAGCTAAAAAAATTGACCCTACTTTCGAAGTGGGTGAAGATTTTACAATGGAAATTCCTGTTGCCCAATTGGGAAGAAGAAATATTCTTACCTTAAAGCAGATCCTGGCTACCAAGCTTCAGGAGCATAACAATGCAATGCTTTATGAGCAGTTCAGAGATAAGATCGGGGAAATTGTTATCGGTGAGATCCACCACATCCGTCACAAGCATGTGATTTTACTGGATGATGAGGAGAATGAATTTATTTTGCCGAAAGAAAACCAGATCCCGTCCGACTTCTTTAAAAAAGGCGAAAATATCAGAGCTATTGTTGAAACAGTAGATTTTAAAGGTTCAAAACCACAGATTATTATTTCCAGAACTGCACCTAAATTCCTTGAGAAATTATTAGAGCTGGAAATTCCTGAAATCCAGGACGGAACTATTATGCTTAAAAAAGTAGTTAGAATTCCTGGTGAGAAGGCGAAGATTGCAGTAGATGCTTATGATGACAGAATAGATCCTGTAGGTGCCTGTGTGGGGGTAAAAGGATCCAGAATTCATGGGGTTGTAAGAGAGTTGAGAAATGAAAACATCGATGTGATTCAGTGGTCTAAAAACCCTGAAATTATGGTGAAGAGAGCTTTAGGAAATGTTACCATCAATAAAATTGATATCAACGAGGATGCAAACTATGCACTGGTTTATACCCCGGTTGAAGAGATTTCCAAAGTAATCGGAAAGCAGGGGCAGAATATCAGACTGGCTTCATGGCTGTCCGGATATGAAATTGATGTTTATAGAGAATCCAGCGAGGATGACGATGTTGATTTGAGAGAATTCAATGACGATATTGAGCAGTGGATTTTGGATGAATTTAAGAAAGTAGGTCTTACTACTGCGAAATCGGTATTGGATAAAGATACTGAGAGTCTTTTAAATATGGTAGATCTTGAAGAAGAAACCATCGAAGATGTAAAACGAATTCTGAGAGAAGAATTTGAAGATTAA
- the rimP gene encoding ribosome assembly cofactor RimP, whose amino-acid sequence MEFKKRIEELLNEFLESREDLFLVDLKISAGDDITVILDGDNGVTLQDCLDASRAVEFNMDREEHDFSLQVMSAGLSEPLSAPRQYRKNIGREIEVLLNDSSKIEGELAKVDDEKITLVLRYRKPKDIGKGKVDVEEEKEIPYSEIKKALVIIKF is encoded by the coding sequence ATGGAGTTTAAAAAAAGAATTGAAGAATTATTAAATGAATTCCTTGAAAGCAGAGAGGATTTATTTCTTGTGGATCTGAAGATTTCCGCAGGAGATGATATCACTGTGATCCTGGATGGTGATAATGGGGTGACTCTTCAGGACTGCCTTGATGCAAGCCGTGCCGTAGAGTTTAATATGGATCGTGAAGAGCATGATTTCAGCCTTCAGGTGATGTCTGCAGGACTAAGCGAACCGCTGTCTGCTCCAAGACAATACAGGAAAAATATAGGAAGAGAGATTGAAGTATTGCTGAACGATTCTTCCAAAATTGAAGGAGAGCTGGCAAAAGTTGATGATGAAAAGATCACGCTTGTTTTACGCTACCGTAAGCCGAAAGATATCGGAAAAGGGAAAGTGGATGTGGAGGAGGAAAAAGAAATTCCTTACTCTGAGATAAAAAAGGCATTAGTAATAATTAAATTTTAA
- a CDS encoding UDP-glucose dehydrogenase family protein, producing the protein MNITIVGTGYVGLVTGTTLAELGNSVYCVDIDEKKVEGMKNGVVPIYEPNLEEMFLRNIQSERLFFTTNLKEALDKSEVIYLALPTPPGEDGSADLSYVIQVANNIGEMMTEYKVIVNKSTVPVGTADKVREVIASKTSIPFDVVSNPEFLREGFAVEDSMNPSRVVVGASSEKAKNIMAQIYQPFTNTGIPIIFMDEKSSELTKYAANSFLAVKITFMNEIANYCEKVGADVDKVRLGMGSDDRIGHRFLFPGIGYGGSCFPKDVKALIKSGIQEDFNFQILEATEKVNTTQKVILVSEIEKYFGGSISGKKIAMWGLAFKANTDDIREASSLDNIALLLEKGAKIAAYDAVAENNVKKLLGDKIQYAKGMYDALEDADALFIATEWPEFKNPNFEMMAKKMKNKVIFDGRNMYPLEIPEQNGFHYKSIGRKTIEN; encoded by the coding sequence GTGAATATAACAATTGTAGGAACAGGTTATGTAGGGCTGGTTACAGGTACTACCCTGGCAGAACTTGGCAATTCAGTATACTGTGTTGACATTGATGAAAAGAAAGTAGAAGGTATGAAAAACGGCGTAGTTCCCATCTATGAGCCGAACCTTGAAGAAATGTTTTTGAGAAACATTCAATCGGAAAGATTATTTTTCACCACCAATCTTAAAGAAGCTTTGGACAAAAGCGAAGTCATATACCTTGCGCTTCCAACACCGCCGGGAGAAGACGGCTCTGCAGATCTTTCATACGTTATCCAGGTTGCCAATAATATCGGAGAAATGATGACTGAATATAAGGTTATCGTAAATAAAAGTACAGTTCCTGTAGGAACGGCAGACAAAGTAAGAGAAGTGATCGCCTCTAAGACAAGTATCCCTTTTGATGTAGTCTCCAACCCGGAGTTCTTAAGAGAAGGTTTTGCTGTGGAAGATTCCATGAACCCCTCAAGAGTCGTTGTAGGAGCCAGCTCCGAAAAAGCAAAGAATATAATGGCCCAGATTTACCAGCCATTTACCAATACGGGAATTCCGATTATTTTCATGGATGAAAAATCTTCGGAGCTTACCAAATATGCTGCTAATTCATTCCTTGCCGTAAAAATCACCTTCATGAATGAAATAGCCAATTACTGTGAAAAAGTAGGTGCTGACGTAGACAAGGTAAGGCTGGGAATGGGGAGTGACGACAGAATTGGGCACCGGTTCTTATTCCCTGGAATAGGATACGGCGGAAGCTGTTTTCCTAAAGATGTAAAAGCACTTATAAAATCCGGAATACAGGAAGATTTCAACTTCCAGATTCTAGAAGCTACGGAAAAAGTAAATACAACACAGAAAGTAATTCTTGTTTCGGAGATCGAGAAATATTTCGGAGGAAGCATCAGCGGAAAAAAAATTGCAATGTGGGGATTGGCTTTCAAAGCTAACACAGATGACATCCGGGAGGCCTCTTCTCTGGACAATATTGCTCTTTTATTAGAAAAAGGCGCAAAAATTGCTGCGTATGATGCGGTAGCAGAAAATAATGTAAAAAAACTGTTGGGTGATAAAATACAATATGCGAAAGGAATGTATGATGCTCTTGAAGATGCAGATGCCTTATTTATTGCCACAGAATGGCCTGAATTTAAAAATCCGAATTTTGAAATGATGGCTAAAAAAATGAAAAATAAAGTCATTTTCGACGGAAGAAACATGTATCCGCTTGAAATCCCGGAACAAAATGGATTTCATTATAAAAGTATCGGAAGAAAAACCATAGAAAATTAA
- the rfbB gene encoding dTDP-glucose 4,6-dehydratase — MKNIIITGGAGFIGSHVVREFVKNNPDTKIINLDALTYAGNLENLKDIENEPNYVFEKADITKPEELRKIFEKYNPDAVVHLAAESHVDRSITDPMAFINTNVNGTANLLNLCKEFWTLNPDHTHGRFPDEKRTNLFYHVSTDEVYGSLGETGFFLETTAYDPQSPYSASKAASDHLVRAYGNTYGMPFIISNCSNNYGPNHFPEKLIPLCISNIINERPLPIYGDGKYTRDWLFVIDHAKGIHQIFNEAKTGETYNIGGFNEWQNIDLVKELIKQMDSKLGKPEGYSEKLITFVKDRPGHDKRYAIDATKLNKDLGWKPSVTFEEGLSKTIDWYLENKEWLENVTSGDYQKYYEKQYN; from the coding sequence ATGAAAAATATAATTATTACCGGAGGAGCCGGATTCATAGGTTCTCATGTTGTAAGAGAATTTGTAAAAAATAACCCGGATACTAAAATCATCAATCTTGACGCCCTCACTTACGCAGGAAACTTAGAAAACCTTAAGGATATTGAAAATGAGCCTAATTATGTTTTTGAAAAGGCAGACATTACAAAACCTGAAGAGCTGAGAAAAATATTCGAAAAATATAATCCTGATGCTGTAGTGCATCTGGCCGCAGAAAGCCATGTAGACAGAAGTATTACAGACCCGATGGCATTCATTAATACCAATGTAAACGGAACTGCCAATCTTCTTAATTTATGCAAGGAATTCTGGACTCTTAATCCGGATCACACCCATGGAAGATTCCCTGACGAAAAAAGAACCAATTTGTTTTACCACGTTTCTACGGACGAAGTATATGGAAGCCTTGGAGAAACCGGGTTTTTTCTGGAAACTACCGCTTATGATCCGCAATCACCGTATTCTGCATCCAAAGCAGCTTCTGACCATTTGGTAAGAGCATACGGGAATACTTATGGAATGCCATTTATCATCTCCAACTGTTCAAACAATTACGGACCGAATCATTTCCCTGAGAAATTAATCCCTCTTTGTATTTCAAATATTATTAATGAAAGACCATTGCCAATTTACGGTGACGGTAAATATACAAGAGACTGGTTATTTGTAATAGATCATGCAAAAGGTATTCATCAAATATTTAATGAAGCTAAAACCGGTGAGACTTATAACATCGGAGGATTCAACGAGTGGCAGAATATTGACCTGGTGAAAGAACTGATTAAACAAATGGATTCCAAGCTTGGAAAACCTGAAGGATATTCTGAAAAATTAATCACATTTGTAAAAGACAGACCGGGACATGACAAGCGTTATGCTATTGATGCCACTAAGCTTAACAAAGATTTAGGCTGGAAACCGTCTGTAACTTTCGAAGAAGGACTTTCAAAAACCATCGACTGGTATCTTGAGAACAAAGAATGGCTTGAGAATGTTACCAGTGGAGATTATCAGAAATACTACGAAAAGCAATATAATTAA
- the rfbA gene encoding glucose-1-phosphate thymidylyltransferase RfbA yields MKGIILAGGSGTRLYPLTIAVSKQLMPVYDKPMIYYPLSTLLLAGIKDILIITTPHDQPGFIKLLGDGSQIGCNIEYVVQPSPDGLAQAFILGDQFIGNDPAALVLGDNIFYGSEMGTLLKNKTNPDGGVVFAYHVSDPERYGVVEFDDNLKAVSIEEKPSNPKSNYAVPGLYFYDNEVVEIAKNIKPSARGELEITDVNNVYLSKGKLEVGVLDRGTAWLDTGTFDSLNDASEFVSVIEKRQGFKIGCIEEIAFRNKFINEEKLLETAEKYGKSGYGEYLKQLVRK; encoded by the coding sequence ATGAAAGGAATTATATTAGCCGGAGGATCCGGAACAAGACTTTACCCTCTTACCATCGCCGTAAGCAAGCAGCTGATGCCTGTTTATGACAAGCCAATGATCTACTACCCTCTTTCAACTTTGCTTCTGGCAGGGATTAAAGATATTCTGATTATTACAACCCCTCACGATCAGCCGGGATTCATCAAACTTTTAGGTGATGGCTCCCAGATCGGATGTAATATTGAATATGTAGTGCAGCCGAGCCCAGATGGATTGGCACAGGCCTTCATTTTAGGTGATCAGTTTATTGGCAATGATCCTGCGGCACTAGTACTGGGAGATAATATCTTCTATGGCTCTGAAATGGGAACTCTGCTGAAGAACAAAACCAACCCAGATGGCGGAGTTGTTTTCGCTTATCACGTTTCCGATCCGGAAAGATATGGAGTTGTAGAGTTCGACGATAATCTTAAAGCAGTCTCCATTGAAGAAAAACCTTCAAACCCAAAATCGAATTATGCAGTTCCCGGCTTATATTTTTACGACAATGAGGTAGTGGAAATAGCAAAAAACATCAAGCCTTCTGCAAGAGGAGAGCTGGAAATTACGGATGTCAACAATGTTTATCTAAGCAAAGGAAAACTGGAGGTAGGAGTTCTGGACAGAGGCACCGCCTGGCTTGATACCGGAACATTCGATTCTTTGAATGATGCTTCTGAATTTGTAAGCGTTATTGAAAAAAGACAGGGCTTTAAGATTGGATGTATTGAAGAAATTGCATTCAGAAATAAGTTTATCAATGAAGAAAAGCTGCTTGAAACAGCTGAAAAGTATGGTAAAAGCGGTTATGGGGAATACCTGAAACAGCTTGTCAGAAAATAA